The nucleotide sequence GAGCCCGGCGCCCCACCAGCCGCCGGAGGCGAGCGCGTAGAGGGCGGCGATGGGCTGGCTCGACAGGTCCGCGTCCGAGGACGGGTCGAGGAAGATCGCGATGCGGCTCATGCGGTTGGGTGAGCCGTGCACCAGCAGGACCATCGTGACGACCGCGAGCGTGAACGACGGGAGCAGGATCTTCCAGGACGTGCCGACGAACCACAGGATCAGCACGAGGATCAGGCCGAGGATGATGCCCGTGCCGAGGTCGCGACCCGCGAGCACCAGCACCAGCACGAGCCCGCCGAACGGCACGAACGGGAAGGCGAGCTGGAGGACCTCGTGCAGCCGGCCGCGCTTGTTGTGGAAGATCGTCCCGCACCACACCACGAGCGCCAGCTTCGCGAACTCGGAGGGCTGGATCTGGATGGGACCGAGCACGAGCCAGTTGACGTTGCCGCCCGAGCCGACGCCGAGCGGTGTCAGGACGAGCAGCAGCAGCACGACGGCGATGCCCCAGGCGAGCCAGCCGAAGCGGCGCAGCACATCCGGGGGCACGAACACGAGGATCGCGGCCGGCACGAGCCCCACCGCCAGCGAGCGGGCCTGCCTGATGAGGTAGAAGTACGGACTGACGCCGCTGGCCTGCGCCATGGCGGCCGAGGCGGACAGGACCATCAGCAGCCCGAGCCCGACCAGCACCGTCACGGAGCCGAGCACGAGGTAGAACGGCGCCATCGGGGAGGCGAGGAGTGCACGGACAGAGCGGAAGGCGGAGGGCCGCGGCCGCGCTACAGCCTGGGTGGCCATCGATCTTCCCTTCTCGTCAGGACAGGTACCGGTTGACCGCCTCCACGAACCGGTCCCCCCGGTCCGCGTAGCCGTCGAACATGTCGAGGCTCGCGCAGCCCGGGGAGAGCAGCACGGTGTCGCCCGGCCCGGCCATCGCCCCGGCCAACGCGACCACCTCGTCCATCACTGAAGTGTGCGTGTCGTCGAGGACGCGGACGGGGACATCCGGCGCGTGTCGGGCAAGGACGTCCGCGATCATCTCGCGGTCGACGCCGATCACGACCGCCCCGCGCATGCGGGAGGCGAACCTCTCGACCAACGCGTCGAAGCTGGTGCCCTTCGCCTGCCCGCCCGCGATCCACACGAACGACTCGTAGGCCTGCATGGCCGAGTCGGCGGCGTGCGGGTTGGTGGCCTTCGAGTCGTCGACCCACGTGACGCCGTCACCGACGGCCACCGTGGAGATGCGGTGGCCCGCGAGGTGCAGGTTCCGCAGGCCCTCGGAGACCGAGCGTGGGGCCACGCCGAGGCTGCGGGTCAGCGCGGCGGCGGCGACGGCGTTGGCGACGTTGTGCGGAGCGAACGGGTGCACGTCGGTGACCTTCGCCAGCTCGAGCGCCGAGGTGCGGCGCTGCGGGACGAACGCGCGGTCGACGATGAGGTCGTCGACGACGCCGATCATCGAGATGTCCGGGATGCCGGTCGTGAACCCGATGGCGCGGGCGCCCTCGACCACGTCGGCCCCCTCGACCATCTCCTCCGTCAGGGGCTCGTCGACGTTGTAGACGCACGCGTCGGTGACGCCGTCGTAGATCTTGGCCTTGTCCGCCGCGTAGCGGGCCATGCCGTCCGGCTCGGAGGCGTACCACTCGAGGTGGTCCTCGTGCAGGTTCAGGACCACGGCGGAGTGCAGGTGGACGTTGTTCATCCAGTGCAGCTGGAAGCTGGAGAGCTCGACGGCGAACACGTCGTACTCGACGTCGTCGAGGACGGCCTCC is from Tessaracoccus palaemonis and encodes:
- the ftsW gene encoding putative lipid II flippase FtsW, which encodes MATQAVARPRPSAFRSVRALLASPMAPFYLVLGSVTVLVGLGLLMVLSASAAMAQASGVSPYFYLIRQARSLAVGLVPAAILVFVPPDVLRRFGWLAWGIAVVLLLLVLTPLGVGSGGNVNWLVLGPIQIQPSEFAKLALVVWCGTIFHNKRGRLHEVLQLAFPFVPFGGLVLVLVLAGRDLGTGIILGLILVLILWFVGTSWKILLPSFTLAVVTMVLLVHGSPNRMSRIAIFLDPSSDADLSSQPIAALYALASGGWWGAGLGAGKQKWGGLKDGAHTDFIFAVLGEELGLFGVLLVIGLFALLAWAGLETALRSDKMFNRIVAAGLTGWFVVQAVINIFVVMHLLPVLGVPLPFMSYGGSALMASLMGVGVLLSIARDTPAARTYRASRPSKKSRPRMTSVMAATKED
- the murD gene encoding UDP-N-acetylmuramoyl-L-alanine--D-glutamate ligase; the encoded protein is MGGRTVTLDWINTADRTSPWPEAQVVVAGLGVSGFAAADGLMSLGARVVVLDESEAHADKATLLEHLDVTVRLGRGVTAELPPGTDLVVTSPGWRPTAPLLQQARAAGIPVWGETELAWRMQQPDRAIPWLGITGTNGKTTTTQMVESILRADGRKVAAVGNIGRPIVEAVLDDVEYDVFAVELSSFQLHWMNNVHLHSAVVLNLHEDHLEWYASEPDGMARYAADKAKIYDGVTDACVYNVDEPLTEEMVEGADVVEGARAIGFTTGIPDISMIGVVDDLIVDRAFVPQRRTSALELAKVTDVHPFAPHNVANAVAAAALTRSLGVAPRSVSEGLRNLHLAGHRISTVAVGDGVTWVDDSKATNPHAADSAMQAYESFVWIAGGQAKGTSFDALVERFASRMRGAVVIGVDREMIADVLARHAPDVPVRVLDDTHTSVMDEVVALAGAMAGPGDTVLLSPGCASLDMFDGYADRGDRFVEAVNRYLS